One segment of Podospora pseudopauciseta strain CBS 411.78 chromosome 5 map unlocalized CBS411.78m_5.2, whole genome shotgun sequence DNA contains the following:
- the COX23 gene encoding Mitochondrial copper homeostasis protein (EggNog:ENOG503P6XV; COG:O), with amino-acid sequence MASTGGSTREPWTGETKSKFNGKDRSEFLDPCQEAATKSIRCLHRNQGDRTMCSDYFQAYRDCKKIWIEKRRIESKRGGNA; translated from the exons ATGGCGTCCACCGGAGGTAGCACCAGGGAGCCCTGGACCGGCGAGACAAAATCCAAGTTTAACGG CAAAGACAGAAGCGAGTTCCTTGATCCATGCCAGGAGGCTGCCACGAAAAGCATCCGGTGTCTGCACCGCAACCAGGGTGACCGAACCATGTGCTCCGATTACTTCCA GGCATACAGAGATTGCAAGAAGATTTGG ATCGAGAAGCGCAGGATAGAGAGCAAACGAGGAGGCAATGCTTAA
- a CDS encoding uncharacterized protein (EggNog:ENOG503PN0R) produces the protein MFTPGVGGVKRKIGELGRLEGTPFEVRIGRVGGGRRGENGEVGGGGDAGVDGVDVKEEEEEEEGLEGKKSGKKKRSPGGSGKKSKKKKRKSLVVVGDGDAGMDRMEEMFPDLPKPSAAAGEEDPCRRDSLPSEMDEAQDCSQMELDGTPGVDFGTHEDDEADEKGDEEVKEFIEEVFARPEFEYRVGEEIGTDGSGVMAAAEDYLDREESPGTLSSSTPSNTAENDNVTAIKSLLHSLDTKISALASESAGQYMQNKIGDVQKDLRGAYDGMVRLSGRLDRDEMRAAVRHEILFNGMKSIVAELGAVRREQEAVMRHLGLEAESPLAVGRKDKNKEGKKALESCLRTYLEGMGRATKREEVVEKGLLAVEYAGRVFGGL, from the exons atgTTTACtcctggggttgggggggtgaagAGAAAGATTGGGGAGTTGGGGCGGCTGGAGGGGACGCCGTTTGAGGTTAGAattgggagggttgggggggggagacggGGTGAGAATGGAGAGgtgggcgggggtggtgatgcgggggttgatggggtggatgtcaaggaggaggaggaggaggaggaagggctCGAGGGGAAAAAGAgcgggaagaagaagaggagtcctggtgggagtgggaagaagagcaagaagaagaagagaaagtcgctggttgtggtgggggatggggatgccgGGATGGAcaggatggaggagatgtttCCTGATCTGCCCAAGCCGTCGGCGGCTGCGGGTGAGGAGGACCCTTGCCGCCGTGATTCTTTGCCCTCTGAGATGGACGAAGCGCAAGATTGTAGTCAGATGGAGCTGGATGGCACCCCCGGCGTGGACTTTGGCACTcacgaggatgatgaggctgatgagaagggagatgaggaggtcaaggagttTATTGAGGAGGTGTTTGCCCGGCCGGAGTTTGAGTACCGTGTTGGAGAGGAGATTGGGACTGACGGGAGTGGggtgatggctgctgctgaggattATTTGGATCGGGAGGAGTCGCCTGGTACCTTGTCGTCTTCCACACCCAGCAACACTGCCGAAAACGACAACGTCACGGCTATCAAGTCGCTTTTGCACTCTCTCGACACCAAAATCTCTGCTCTTGCTTCTGAGAGTGCCGGTCAGTACATGCAAAACAAGATTGGTGACGTCCAAAAGGACCTCCGCGGGGCCTACGACGGGATGGTGAGGCTTTCTGGACGGCTAGACAGGGACGAGATGCGGGCGGCGGTCAGGCATGAGATTTTGTTCAACGGGATGAAGAGCATTGTGGCGGAGCTGGGGGCtgtgaggagggagcaggaggcggtgatgaggCATTTGGGGCTAGAGGCGGAGAGTCCGTTGGCGGttgggaggaag GATAAGAataaggaggggaagaaggcgcTGGAGAGTTGTTTGAGGACGTATCTagaggggatggggagggcgacgaagagggaggaggtggtggagaaggggctGTTGGCCGTGGAGTATGCGGGGAgagtttttggggggttgtga
- a CDS encoding uncharacterized protein (COG:S; EggNog:ENOG503NZN3): MAYNRYRYGPPALKSSVDVQLQSAFSDGNWSAVIRLAAKRFATFKDPYYEAIRVSTEAQLQGTAEKCAVLVHVDELVRSKKTPDINTLDLYEWACQDFIGYEIDFAETFGPLRARWVKANASSPMASSCLQGCLEQWDLVSAQQIAATLDKTYANTTDRRYMFWNITLTFLLSCTEASRKVYSLLTVRQLQKAADITENSEKLEKTDRGLLTEEEVCLYYRVLLSHGTKEEFLARLRSPKLGAISQLKQGHKLLFCECLDALETWGEWDTIYELCRDALKLGLDGSTTPFFVCDLRIWKRFIAAATEATNADAALDEVQEVLKQFIELKDKATPMYKKNISLALLETTFRLPSTTINPDHEDTAMSPKVVQIGLFLDQYYERFAAFDDVKGYVAELGYEEAKTFLEDVLPKIPGENPTKAQQIIIKALECRLRYTLTTCPQTLSPHPTVVEGTDQGKPFHCRVCSKLAKSPCEGCLRKLIIDAADAHRQITSDKELLAAIPRLDRDPRLDLALVMGNSLLKLSGLRPGLPNFGQSLWQDVQPDILLQAVLLLDTQLKVTPKDNGLRLLLVKLYLLFGCASYAHQLWAPLDVKRTIQDALSPLFFDRISSISPGLFQGTRPLMEPLRAYYTQSLRDPSPVRIWDAFSSGSYTSILDMAEYDKKLRTSCTLVMTLVEERRATRLFGGKLDADIDDHILATDIVEDTTLVHKTDYGSFPSLESANGPPIQEFIRLGPGPSNERSHLAFLAEQYLDLLTYTPPKDYKPSKAAEAAARDKAYALETLTRINTSLTDLLHKPSTPKLLTPAETNYYTALSLLSALVLTAISLPKSETSIPKIVSQTTQPLKTTLTTLRTGLLSPKSTVPATTQQAIYSLCDMPSFASVRDVAFAVKLSAAFVLSHHEKETARDKSGKSGLHKEVVAEMKALESAAAKTLGEAKGHVGVLKGVMNESGWLDKLLDVVLGEEDREVGELTEKVSEIVEGRGGAEEWAGKVVDGWREGVKGWGMVKFE; encoded by the exons ATGGCGTACAACAGATACAGATATGGGCCACCGGCCCTCAAAAGCAGCGTCGACGTGCAACTGCAGTCTGCGTTTAGCGATGGGAACTGGTCCGCCGTCATTCGGCTTGCTGCAAAACGCTTTGCGACTTTCAAGGACCCTTATTATGAG GCTATCAGAGTCTCTACTGAGGCCCAACTACAGGGCACTGCCGAGAAATGTGCCGTACTTGTCCACGTCGACGAGTTGGTCAGGAGCAAGAAGACCCCTGATATCAACACCCTCGACCTGTATGAGTGGGCCTGTCAGGACTTCATAGGTTATGAGATTGACTTTGCCGAGACATTTGGCCCTTTGAGAGCACGATGGGTCAAGGCAAACGCCAGCAGTCCAATGGCCTCATCTTGTCTTCAGGGTTGTTTGGAACAGTGGGATCTTGTCAGCGCTCAGCAGATTGCAGCGACCTTGGACAAGACCTATGCCAACACGACTGACCGCCGGTACATGTTTTGGAACATCACTTTGACATTCCTCCTTTCA TGCACTGAAGCCAGCCGCAAGGTGTACAGCCTTTTGACAGTCAGACAGCTCCAAAAGGCAGCTGATATCACCGAAAATTCCGAGAAACTCGAAAAGACAGACAGAGGTCTTCTcacagaagaggaggtctGCCTCTACTACCGCGTGTTATTGAGTCATGGcaccaaggaggagtttCTGGCCCGCCTCAGAAGCCCCAAACTGGGTGCCATCAGTCAACTCAAACAGGGACACAAGCTTCTTTTCTGCGAGTGTCTCGATGCTTTGGAAACTTGGGGCGAATGGGACACCATCTACGAGCTCTGCCGCGATGCTCTGAAGTTGGGTCTCGACGGTTCCACCACACCATTCTTCGTCTGCGATTTGAGGATATGGAAGAGGTTTATTGCTGCCGCCACCGAGGCAACGAATGCGGATGC GGCTCTCGATGAAGTACAAGAGGTCCTCAAACAGTTCATCGAGCTCAAGGACAAAGCTACCCCCATGTACAAAAAGAACATCAGCCTGGCGCTGCTCGAAACAACCTTCAGGTTGCCTTCAACCACGATCAACCCCGACCACGAAGACACAGCTATGTCGCCAAAGGTCGTTCAAATAGGGCTTTTCCTCGATCAGTATTACGAGAGATTTGCCGCTTTTGACGACGTCAAAGGCTATGTGGCTGAGCTGGGATATGAAGAGGCAAAGACATTCTTGGAGGATGTGTTGCCCAAGATTCCAGGCGAG AATCCCACCAAGGCTCAGCAGATCATCATCAAGGCCCTCGAATGCAGGCTGCGCTACACACTCACCACCTGCCCACAAACACTttctccccatccaaccGTGGTGGAGGGAACAGACCAAGGAAAGCCCTTCCATTGCCGCGTTTGCTCCAAATTGGCCAAGAGCCCATGCGAAGGATGCTTGAGGAAGCTGATCATCGATGCCGCTGACGCACACAGACAAATAACTTCTGATAAGGAGCTCTTGGCTGCTATTCCAAGACTGGACCGAGACCCCCGACTTGATTTGGCCCTTGTGATGGGAAATTCTCTGCTCAAACTGTCAGGACTGCGGCCTGGGCTGCCGAATTTCGGTCAGTCGTTATGGCAGGATGTCCAGCCTGATATTTTGCTGCAGGCTGTTTTGCTTCTCGACACACAGCTGAAAGTGACACCAAAGGACAATGGATtgcggctgttgctggtgaagcTTTACCTCCTTTTCGGCTGCGCCTCCTACGCACACCAGCTCTGGGCTCCACTTGACGTCAAGCGGACGATTCAGGACGCCCTGAGCCCGTTGTTCTTTGATAGGATATCCAGCATCTCGCCAGGGTTGTTTCAGGGAACTCGGCCCCTGATGGAACCGCTGCGTGCTTATTACACGCAAAGTCTGCGGGATCCTAGCCCGGTGAGAATTTGGGATGCCTTTTCGTCTGGTAGCTACACGAGTATTCTTGACATGGCCGAGTATGACAAGAAGCTGCGCACCAGCTGCACTCTGGTGATGACACTGGTAGAGGAGAGGCGCGCTACCAGGCTTTTTGGTGGCAAGCTTGATGCTGACATTGATGATCACATTCTCGCGA CCGATATCGTGGAGGACACCACCCTTGTTCACAAGACCGACTACGGCTCCTTCCCCAGCCTTGAAAGTGCCAACGGGCCCCCGATTCAAGAGTTCATCCGCCTCGGCCCAGGTCCTTCT AACGAGCGCTCCcacctcgccttcctcgcgGAGCAAtacctcgacctcctcacctACACCCCACCAAAAGATTACAAACCCTCTAAAgccgccgaagccgccgcccGGGACAAGGCCTATGCTCTCGAAACGCTCACCCgcatcaacacctccctcactgacctcctccacaagcCCAGCACCCCCAAACTCTTGACTCCTGCCGAAACAAACTACTACACCGCTTTATCTCTTCTCTCCGCCCTCGTCCTCACagccatctccctccccaaatcgGAAACCTCTATTCCAAAGATCGTCTCTCAAACAACGCAACCCCTCAAAACAACCCTCACGACCCTCCGCACGGGGTTGTTATCGCCCAAGTCGACCGTTCCCGCCACAACCCAGCAGGCGATCTACTCGCTCTGTGACATGCCCTCTTTTGCCTCGGTACGTGATGTCGCTTTTGCTGTCAAGCTCTCCGCGGCGTTtgtcctctcccaccacgaGAAGGAGACAGCAAGGGACAAGTCTGGCAAGTCGGGACTGCACAAGGAAGTTGTCGCTGAGATGAAGGCTTTGgagtcggcggcggcaaagaCGCTGGGGGAGGCCAAGGGTCATGTTGGGGTGCTGAAGGGGGTGATGAATGAGAGTGGGTGGTTGGATAAGTTGTTGGAtgttgttttgggggaggaggacagggaggtgggggagttgACAGAGAAAGTGAGCGAGATTgtagaggggaggggaggggccGAGGAGTGGGCTGGGaaggtggttgatggctggagggagggggtgaaggggtggGGAATGGTGAAGTTTGAGTAA
- a CDS encoding uncharacterized protein (CAZy:GH76; EggNog:ENOG503PSNW), whose protein sequence is MSPTDSDIEVMADFKMVPDTPFWEMPGFLFDAETVEEIQEHKKKIWKALICPDYTSVPKGSRNRANPEEITKTRVQNNIALLFRALLFFSDHHPSPSYWKDLSPDTFSGCGETTIKLLEGIFVHARRAYADSKGRRRRCNVAMYADKYISFLDSAGGDVSTSDLSKVELRDSWAELKKKGALFNLAQHRPNDVEDDSTDEEPLTLPGESLEQHKSKKRKKTTSGPVTPRKSTRRSSVSGPSKPSADPSKTSTGPSRTGPSTSSTRPSIRSVRIVSPSSSPPTLRFDSSVGLSSEISTAETVSSPILGLALASNGHAQREPLKKVHQRMRVIDITIGEHSDILAFHTNAIESLRADIGLHKGGKAAGLVSTVAEAVAGVLEKKKQSYITHVAAAKVNAAKGPLEEKLATLDSKILDYVGQVAVAESKRSDMETKLDRVSKKLELMGSTSGHEKLQKKVKRYRDNHKSLARDVTSRLLKLERNVDRSGPAGAAEESEEDEDRQNHARSNDSRFAMLEKQIADLKQVNVSLTKRVADLEKGNEAGQRRDNYYSRDNYDNRDSHQRRDSYNTSMVGLNRGSRPNGQMNNGQGIRRSTSTFPSSTDRPQLQQIPDARRQTANMRWTNASAAAALLLCAVTGASAQSGNKLQVNLDSQDSIKRAAKVVAANLWEYYRGDEPGQTPGILPGPPPAGDYYWWQAGAMFGTLIDYWHYTGDSTYNNETVRSIVHQAGAPTFAFMHPNWTASLGNDDQGFWGMTAMLAAEVNFPNPAPTDPQYLALAQATFNTQAARWENQDCAGGLRWQVPHTNNGYDYKNTIANVVFLNIAARLARYTNNETYAEWAERTWDWTEGVGYITEDYDVYDGANTPQNCTNLNKVQWSPNAAVLLHGAAIMYNYTTGDRQAQWKTRVAGLLNRTVDHFFPEGIMVERPCELKDRVQCNVDQHSFKGYMHRALASTAIVAPFTRDSILEVLRSSTKGAVESCLADGTCGFRWDRGEYDGDVSNGPAGQQMSALAALSTLLLDNSDGPLTNSTGGTSVGDPNAGSSAFELDPMRQITAGDKAGAAIVTIVVVGSFVGSLVWMSGGLFEVS, encoded by the exons ATGAGCCCGACCGACTCGGATATCGAAGTCATGGCGGACTTCAAGATGGTTCCTGACACTCCTTTTTGGGAGATGCCAGGCTTCCTGTTTGATGCCGAGACTGTTGAAGAGATCCAAGAACATAAGAAAAAGATCTGGAAGGCCTTGATATGCCCTGACTACACCAGTGTGCCGAAGGGATCTCGGAATCGCGCCAACCCCGAGGAAATCACCAAAACCAGAGTGCAAAACAATATCGCCTTGCTCTTTCGGGCtcttttgttcttttctgATCACCATCCCTCGCCCTCATACTGGAAAGACCTGTCCCCAGACACCTTCTCAGGATGTGGAGAGACGACTATCAAGCTGCTGGAAGGGATCTTTGTCCACGCGCGCAGGGCTTACGCCGATTCGAAAGGGCGCCGGAGACGATGCAATGTCGCCATGTATGCTGATAAGTACATCAGCTTCCTCGACTCGGCTGGAGGGGACGTTTCCACATCAGATCTCTCCAAGGTTGAGCTTCGCGATAGTTGGGCCGAGCTCAAAAAGAAGGGCGCGCTCTTCAATTTAGCTCAGCACAGGCCGAATGATGTCGAAGACGACAGCACAGACGAGGAGCCACTCACATTGCCTGGGGAGAGCCTCGAGCAGCACAAGTCTAAAAAGCGCAAGAAGACTACATCGGGGCCAGTGACGCCTCGAAAGTCGACACGACGTTCATCGGTGTCTGGGCCTTCCAAACCGTCGGCAGACCCTTCAAAAACATCGACCGGCCCTTCAAGAACAGGCCCTTCAACATCGTCGACCCGCCCTTCGATCCGCTCAGTCAGGATcgtctccccatcatcgtcaccgcCAACACTGCGATTCGACTCCTCTGTGGGGCTGAGTTCAGAAATATCCACGGCCGAGACCGTCAGTTCCCCAATCCTTGGCTTAGCGCTGGCCAGTAATGGGCATGCCCAGCGCGAGCCGCTCAAAAAGGTCCACCAGCGTATGAGGGTCATCGACATCACAATTGGTGAACATTCAGACATCCTCGCATTCCACACGAACGCGATCGAGAGCCTGAGGGCAGATATTGGCCTTCACAAAGGAGGCAAAGCCGCTGGACTTGTGTCCACTGTGGCGGAGGCGGTTGCCGGGGTCttggagaaaaagaagcagtCGTACATCACACATGTGGCAGCCGCTAAAGTAAATGCTGCCAAAGGGCCCTTGGAAGAAAAGCTTGCCACTCTTGACTCCAAGATTCTGGACTATGTCGGGCAGGTCGCCGTGGCCGAGTCCAAGCGCAGCGACATGGAAACAAAGCTCGACAGGGTCAGCAAGAAACTGGAGCTGATGGGCAGTACCTCCGGGCATGAGAAGCTCCAGAAGAAGGTGAAGCGGTACCGCGATAATCATAAGAGCCTCGCGCGAGATGTGACCTCCCGGCTGTTGAAGTTGGAGCGAAATGTCGACAGATCAGGACCCGCCGGTGCTGCGGAAGAgtccgaggaggacgaggatcgCCAGAATCACGCTCGGTCTAACGACTCCCGCTTCGCCATGTTAGAGAAGCAGATTGCAGACCTGAAGCAGGTCAACGTTAGTCTAACTAAGAGGGTCGCTGACCTCGAGAAGGGCAACGAAGCTGGACAGCGCAGGGACAACTACTACAGCAGGGACAACTACGACAACAGGGACAGCCATCAGAGGAGGGACAGTTACAACACGAGCATGGTAGGGTTGAACCGTGGATCGAGGCCCAATGGCCAGATGAACAACGGCCAGGGCATCAGGCGTT CGACATCGACTTTCCCAAGCAGCACCGACAGGCCACAGCTACAGCAGATACCCGATGCGCGCCGACAAACCGCAAACATGAGATGGACGAACGCTTCTGCTGCGGcagcgctgctgctgtgcgCAGTGACGGGTGCCAGTGCGCAGTCCGGAAACAAGCTGCAGGTCAATCTTGATTCTCAAG ATTCCATCAAGAGAGCCGCCAAAGTCGTTGCTGCCAACCTCTGGGAGTACTACCGCGGTGACGAGCCAGGCCAGACACCGGGCATTCTGCCAGGCCCGCCACCGGCCGGCGACTATTACTGGTGGCAGGCCGGCGCAATGTTCGGCACCTTGATCGACTACTGGCACTACACAGGCGATAGCACATACAACAACGAGACCGTCCGATCCATCGTCCACCAAGCTGGCGCTCCTACCTTTGCCTTTATGCACCCCAACTGGACCGCCTCTCTCGGCAACGATGATCAAGGTTTCTGGGGCATGACGGCTATGCTGGCCGCCGAGGTCAACTTCCCCAACCCGGCGCCCACTGACCCGCAGTATCTCGCGCTCGCCCAAGCCACCTTCAACACTCAAGCCGCCAGGTGGGAGAACCAGGACTGCGCCGGTGGTCTCCGCTGGCAGGTTCCCCATACCAACAACGGCTACGATTACAAGAATACTATTGCCAACGTTGTCTTCCTCAACATCGCCGCTCGTCTCGCGCGGTACACAAACAATGAAACATATGCCGAGTGGGCCGAGCGGACATGGGATTGGACCGAGGGCGTTGGGTACATCACGGAGGATTACGATGTGTACGATGGTGCCAACACTCCGCAAAACtgcaccaacctcaacaaggTGCAATGGTCGCCCAATGCTGCTGTCTTACTCCACGGCGCCGCCATCATGTACAACTAT ACTACCGGCGACAGGCAGGCCCAGTGGAAGACCCGCGTCGCCGGTCTCCTCAACCGAACCGTCGACCACTTCTTCCCCGAAGGCATCATGGTCGAACGCCCCTGCGAGCTCAAGGACCGAGTCCAGTGCAATGTCGATCAGCACTCTTTCAAGGGGTACATGCACCGCGCTCTGGCCTCGACCGCCATCGTGGCCCCTTTCACCCGGGATTCGATCCTCGAGGTCCTCAGGTCATCAACAAAGGGCGCGGTGGAATCGTGTCTGGCGGACGGAACCTGCGGCTTTCGCTGGGATAGGGGGGAGTACGATGGCGATGTGTCCAATGGACCGGCGGGTCAGCAGATGAGCGCTTTGGCGGCGCTGTCTACGCTGCTGTTGGATAATAGTGATGGTCCGTTGACGAACTCGACGGGTGGTACGTCGGTGGGTGACCCGAATGCTGGGTCTAGCGCTTTTGAGCTGGATCCCATGAGGCAGATCACGGCGGGGGATAAGGCGGGGGCGGCGATAGTGACGATTGTGGTAGTGGGATCGTTTGTGGGGAGTTTGGTGTGGATGAGTGGGGGTTTGTTTGAGGTTTCTTGA